The Bacillota bacterium region GGGCTGTCTGGAGGCGAACGGCAGAGAATCGCTATTGCCAGAGCCATTCTCCAAGGACCACCAATTCTCATCTTTGATGATTCATCGGCAAGTTTGGACATGAAAACAGAAGCCTCTCTGCAGCAGGCTTTAAACGATCTTTATCAGGGCAGAACCGTAATCGTGATTGCTCAAAGGGTAACCACTGCCCAATCAGCCGACCATGTTGTAGTCTTAGATGGAGGTAGAATTGTAGAGCAGGGTACACATCAGGAGCTGCTTGCCAAAAACGGCGTTTACACAGAACTCTACCGCATCCAGAGTGAAAATATGAGCTTACTTGTGGAATCAGAGGTGAACAGCAGTGACAAATAAGGAACCTGAGCGGCGGCAGGGGACAATCCGCGATCTCATGCTGTTAGTTCCCTACATTAAGCCTCAGTTGGGAAAACTGTGGGCAGCGATCGGATTGATGATTGCCGCCAGCTTAATCAGCATCTTCATGCCTATGTTTATCCGCTCGGCAATTGATAACCATATCATAGACGGAAACCTAAAAGGATTATTTACCCTGGTTTCACTTGCAGTGGCGCTGACGATGGCTATGAGCGGAGCCAATATTCTGCGGGCACGGCTGATGGCCTATGTCGGGCAAAGTTCGATCAAGGCTGTACGCAATGATCTGTTTGCCAAAATGCAGCTTTTGCCGGTAAAGTTCTTTGATAAAGTTCCCGTCGGCAAGCTGATCACCCGCTTAACGAGTGACGTTGATGCTCTGCAGGAACTAGTGGGCAACGCTATCGTCAGCATGGTAATAGATTCTTTAAAGCTGGTGGGTTTTTTAGCAGTAATGTTCTGGCTTGACTGGCGCTTAACCTTAGTGACTCTGGCAGTAGCACCAATTTTAGCCTTTGCCCTCACCTACCTCACAGCTCGAATCGGCAAAGCGGAGGATTTGGTGCGGGAACAGACCTCGGTGGTTAATACTAATCTGCAGGAAAGTATATCCGGCATCAGAGTAATTCAAGGCTTTAACGCTGAAGAATATTTCCATGAGAAGTTCCAAAAAGAAAACCACAGCCTACTCCAAGCCGGCATGAAGGCCATTGCAACCTACTCCTATTTCTGGCCCACCGTTGACCTGTCCTGGGTTTTAAGCTCAGCGGCAATTCTCTTTTTCGGAGGCCGCTGGGTTTTGGATGGAACCACAACTCCTGGTACCTTAGTTGCCATGACTTCTTATGCCGGGCAGTTTTTTGGTCCACTGCGGGGATTATCCCAAGCGTACCGAATTATCCAAAGAGCGCTCGCCGGTGCAGTTAGAATCAATGAAATTATGGCATCGGAAGTCGAGGTTGACGAAAACCTGCCTCCCATGCCGCCAATCAGGGGCAGTGTTGAATTTGATCAGGTTACCTTTGGCTACGATCCTGATGAGATAGTACTTCACAATATCAGTATAAAAGCTGAACCCGGTGAAACCATTGCTCTGGTAGGACATACTGGCGCGGGAAAAACTTCGATCATTAATCTGCTGTGCCGCTTTTATGATCCACTGGAAGGCAGAATCCTAGTAGATGGCATCAACATTCACGAGCATGAACTGGCAAGCTACCGCAGACAGATTGGACTTGTGCTTCAAGATCCGTTCCTGTTCTCAGGGACTTTGAGGGAAAATCTCCAGTTCGGTAAGCCCACAGCCACCGATGAAGAGATTTGGAAGGCACTGGAGACAGTTGGACTGGCAGAGACTTTTGCTCAGCACAATGTGACTTTAGATACGGTTCTTACTGAGCGGGGAGCAAACTTCTCAACAGGACAACGACAGCTGATCTCCTTCGCCCGGGCATTGATTTCTGATCCGAGAATCTTAATTCTTGATGAGGCGACAGCCCATGTAGACACGCTAACCGAGCAGAAAGTGCAGCGAGCTTTGGCTGAGCTCCTAAAAGGGCGCACTTCATTTGTGATTGCTCACCGCCTGTCGACCATCCGCAACGCGGATCAAATTATTGTCATCGGCAAAGGCCGGATCTTAGAACAGGGTACTCATGAAGAACTTCTCGCTTTAAAAGGCGAGTACTGGCAGCTGTCTACCAGCCAGATGATCGCAAAAACTGAATAGACTGGATAAAAGTTAAAGCTATCAGTGTTTTAGAATACTGGTAGCTTTTTCATTTAAACTATCCAAACCCCAGCCTTAACATTCTTCAGATATATTTCAACAAACCGAAGTTGTGTTATTTTTTAGGAAGGAATACCCCCAGATATTGTAGAATGGTTAATTTTAGATGAATATCAGCACATTTGACAGAAAAGTATGAAAGGAGGGCAGCACTGTTTTCTATCCATTAAACTAATTAAGGAGGAGCATAGATGTATAAAAAGAATCTTCTGCTTGTATTAGTTCTAGTTTTAGCTGTAGGCTTGAGCGGATGTTTATCTTTCTTAAAACCTGAGCCGAAGGAATTGGAAGTAAAACCAGCTGCCGTTGAGATTGAAGTGGGCAATTCCCAAAAATTAACTGTCACCGTTAAAGATGAAAAAGGAAAAGAAATTAAGAAAATAGATGGCAAAGACATCAAGTGGGTTATCGAAGATAAAGTTGTTGAGCCTCTTGAAGAAAACGACGAAGAAGCAGAACCAGTAGCTGTGTTGTCCGCTAACACAGGCAAAGAAGTTACTGTAACCGGTAAAAAAGTTGGTGAAGCAGTAATCACTGTTTCATATAACGACATCGTCAATGAGGTCGATGTAACTGTTAAGGAAGCAACTGAAGATCCTGGCGATGATGAAGAAGAGGAAGATAATATTCTGTTCGATGAAAAAGTTGAAGCAGCAGATAAAGACACGTTCTTTAGCACTGACTACAAGAAACTAACCGAAGACTCAAATATGCCGTTTTACCACATTAAAGGCGGAGGCAGTGGCATTACCGTTGAGAATGGTAAATTAGTATTATCTGGAGCACGTTTCACTGCAGGTATGCCGAATGATCATGAGAATACTGCCAGCGACAAGACCGCAAACGGTGTCCTCGATTTATCCAAGCCCTATAAAATAAGAATCGAATATTCGGATCCGGGTACATTCGAAGACAGCGAAGGCAATGTACCAGAATTAAGCACTAAGAGGTTTTTCGTTTATCTCGACAATAACACAACTTCATACAAGAACACTCAACATAGTTTTGATTCCAGAATTATTGAGCTGAACATGGAAGAACTCAAAGATCGGGTTGATTCTGAAACAAGTATAGGAGTTATTGAAGTTGAACCAGAACTCGGAACAGAAACTTCATTCCTGCAGTTCAGAACCGAATCAAACAGTAGTGTTACTCTCTTGAGAATTACTGTTGAGTATATTGAGGAGTAGATCACACCCCATTGTTTAAGAGCTCGATTCAATAGTAAGATGCCAATCTCGGTCTGTAACATGAACAGATTCAGATTACAATCTTGCCCTTGGCTTGCCAACAATGATGAACTGTTGGTAAGCCAAATTATACCTTTTTGGGGGGTTTAAGGATTGAAACGAAACATTCTGCTTGTATCACTGCTGGTTTTTGCTGTGACGTTTTCGGGATGCTTAAGTATTTTCAACAAACTGGAGAAAATTGTTGTTTCGGCAGACAATGATACAATTAAGCAAGGCGAGTCGGTAAATCTTTCTGCCAAGGGTTTTGGCAAAAATAATAAAGAAATACCTTTATCTAAACTCCAATGGAAATTAAATGATGAAACATTAGGCGAATTAGAAACTGATGGTTCTAAAGCAGTGTTTACTGCCAATGAAAATGCTGAAGGTAAAGTAAAAATCACTGTTTCTCAGGGCAAAGTCTCTGATTCAATCGAGATTACAATCGAAAAAGCCGATGAAGAGCCTGAACCAGAACCAGTCAATCGCGAACAGCTTGAACAGTTGATAAATGAGGCTGAAACTTTACTGGACGAAACCACAGTAGGCGACGAGCCCGGTCAAGTCAGTGAAGCTGATTATACAGCACTGCAGAGTGCTTTAGATAATGCCAACGCCGTAAATGAAAATGAAGAAGCTACTCAAGAACAGGTTGACGAAGCTGCCAATCTCTTAAGCGCAGCTATTGCCTCATTCAAAGAAGCGATTATTCCAGAGCCAGACCCTGTTAATAAAGACGCTCTGATTACCGCTGTTAACGAAGCAGAAGAACTCTTGGAGAATACTCCAAGCGGCATTTACAAGGGACAGGCTCCGGTTCATGCCCATGCTGAGTTAGAAGCCGCTGTGAACGCAGCGACAGTAGTAGTCGATGACGATGAAGCCGCTCAAGAAGATGTCGACGAAGCTGTAACTGCTCTAGAAGCAGCAATTTCCAAGTTTAACTCGGAAATAGTTACTGCGGAAGATCCACTTAAGGTTCATACATTCACCATTGACAGTTCTTATTCCGGTGCATTTACTACTGATGGTAAGGGAGCAATTGAATACAACACCGATCCGGCTTATATCAAGTCTGGAACAACAAGCCTTAAACATACTATAATAGGAAACCCATCACCGTTCAGAGTTCGAGTCGCTCATCCAAATTGGATTACCGATTGGCGCGAATATGACCATATAACATTGTGGTTTTATGTTGAAAATACCGAGGGACTGAACAGAGACTACGCTTTCATTTTCCAATATCCAGATGGAACAGAACGCAAAACACTTAAGCGCTCAGCATTCCAAAACGGATGGAATGAGCTTGTATTTAATCTGAGAGATGATTTAGGCTTAACCAATGAACAACTTGCAGATA contains the following coding sequences:
- a CDS encoding ABC transporter ATP-binding protein, coding for MTNKEPERRQGTIRDLMLLVPYIKPQLGKLWAAIGLMIAASLISIFMPMFIRSAIDNHIIDGNLKGLFTLVSLAVALTMAMSGANILRARLMAYVGQSSIKAVRNDLFAKMQLLPVKFFDKVPVGKLITRLTSDVDALQELVGNAIVSMVIDSLKLVGFLAVMFWLDWRLTLVTLAVAPILAFALTYLTARIGKAEDLVREQTSVVNTNLQESISGIRVIQGFNAEEYFHEKFQKENHSLLQAGMKAIATYSYFWPTVDLSWVLSSAAILFFGGRWVLDGTTTPGTLVAMTSYAGQFFGPLRGLSQAYRIIQRALAGAVRINEIMASEVEVDENLPPMPPIRGSVEFDQVTFGYDPDEIVLHNISIKAEPGETIALVGHTGAGKTSIINLLCRFYDPLEGRILVDGINIHEHELASYRRQIGLVLQDPFLFSGTLRENLQFGKPTATDEEIWKALETVGLAETFAQHNVTLDTVLTERGANFSTGQRQLISFARALISDPRILILDEATAHVDTLTEQKVQRALAELLKGRTSFVIAHRLSTIRNADQIIVIGKGRILEQGTHEELLALKGEYWQLSTSQMIAKTE
- a CDS encoding Ig-like domain-containing protein; this encodes MYKKNLLLVLVLVLAVGLSGCLSFLKPEPKELEVKPAAVEIEVGNSQKLTVTVKDEKGKEIKKIDGKDIKWVIEDKVVEPLEENDEEAEPVAVLSANTGKEVTVTGKKVGEAVITVSYNDIVNEVDVTVKEATEDPGDDEEEEDNILFDEKVEAADKDTFFSTDYKKLTEDSNMPFYHIKGGGSGITVENGKLVLSGARFTAGMPNDHENTASDKTANGVLDLSKPYKIRIEYSDPGTFEDSEGNVPELSTKRFFVYLDNNTTSYKNTQHSFDSRIIELNMEELKDRVDSETSIGVIEVEPELGTETSFLQFRTESNSSVTLLRITVEYIEE